A genomic segment from Pseudomonas sessilinigenes encodes:
- the murI gene encoding glutamate racemase translates to MSEAPVAVFDSGVGGLSVLAEIQRLLPNESLLYLGDCGYIPYGEKTPEFIRQRCTLMARFFREQGAKALVLACNTATVAAVAELRRDFPDWPIVGMEPAVKPAAAATRSGVVGVLATTGTLQSAKFAALLDRFAADVKVVTQPCPGLVEMIENGDLHSDALCQLLQGYVEPLLAAGCDTIILGCTHYPFLKPVLVRMLGQHISLIDTGAAVARQLQRLLDEAGLRAQGPAGETRFWTSGNVPHFAQVLPILWQKSVSVHPFDL, encoded by the coding sequence ATGAGTGAGGCGCCGGTTGCGGTCTTCGATTCCGGCGTGGGTGGCCTCTCCGTCCTGGCGGAGATCCAGCGCCTGCTGCCCAATGAGTCTCTGCTGTATTTAGGCGACTGTGGGTACATCCCCTACGGCGAGAAAACCCCCGAGTTCATCCGCCAGCGTTGCACGCTGATGGCGCGCTTCTTCCGCGAGCAGGGTGCCAAGGCCCTGGTGCTGGCCTGCAATACCGCCACCGTGGCGGCGGTAGCCGAGTTGCGCCGGGATTTTCCCGACTGGCCCATCGTCGGCATGGAGCCTGCAGTCAAGCCGGCTGCGGCGGCAACCCGCAGTGGCGTGGTCGGGGTCCTGGCAACTACCGGGACTTTGCAAAGTGCCAAGTTCGCCGCCTTGCTCGATCGTTTTGCCGCCGATGTAAAAGTCGTCACCCAACCTTGCCCAGGGTTGGTGGAGATGATCGAGAATGGGGATCTGCACAGCGATGCCCTGTGCCAGTTGTTGCAGGGGTATGTCGAGCCGCTGCTGGCGGCCGGTTGCGACACCATCATCCTGGGGTGCACCCACTATCCCTTTCTCAAGCCGGTGCTGGTGCGGATGCTGGGGCAACACATCAGCCTGATCGATACCGGGGCCGCGGTAGCGCGTCAGCTCCAGCGCCTGCTGGACGAAGCGGGCCTGCGCGCGCAAGGGCCAGCCGGCGAAACCCGGTTCTGGACGAGCGGCAATGTGCCGCACTTTGCCCAAGTGCTGCCCATCCTGTGGCAAAAATCCGTTAGTGTGCATCCTTTCGATTTGTGA
- the prfA gene encoding peptide chain release factor 1 — protein sequence MKASLLSKLDILQDRFEELTALLGDAEVISDQAKFRAYSKEYAEVEPIVAAYKQVLKVQADLEGAQALLKDNDPDLREMAVEEVREAKDQLVELESNLQRMLLPKDPNDGRNVFLEIRAGTGGDEAAIFSGDLFRMYSRYAERRGWRLEILSENEGEHGGYKEIIARVEGENVYGKLKFESGAHRVQRVPATESQGRIHTSACTVAVLPEPDEQEAIEINPADLRIDTYRSSGAGGQHVNKTDSAIRITHIPSGIVVECQEERSQHKNRARALAWLSAKLNDQQASAAASAIASERKLLVGSGDRSERIRTYNFPQGRVTDHRVNLTLYSLDEIIAGGVEAVIEPLLAEYQADQLAALGE from the coding sequence ATTTCCGATCAGGCCAAGTTCCGTGCCTACTCCAAGGAGTATGCGGAGGTCGAGCCGATCGTGGCCGCCTACAAACAGGTGCTCAAGGTCCAGGCCGACCTGGAGGGCGCCCAGGCGCTGCTCAAGGACAACGATCCGGACCTGCGGGAGATGGCCGTCGAGGAAGTTCGCGAGGCCAAGGACCAACTGGTCGAACTGGAGAGCAACCTGCAACGCATGTTGCTGCCCAAGGACCCCAACGATGGGCGCAACGTGTTCCTGGAAATTCGCGCCGGTACCGGTGGCGACGAAGCCGCGATCTTTTCCGGCGACTTGTTCCGCATGTATTCGCGTTATGCCGAGCGGCGTGGCTGGCGCCTGGAGATTCTCTCGGAAAACGAAGGCGAGCATGGCGGCTACAAGGAAATCATCGCTCGGGTCGAGGGTGAGAATGTCTACGGCAAGCTGAAATTCGAGTCTGGAGCGCATCGCGTGCAGCGAGTGCCCGCCACCGAATCCCAGGGCCGCATCCATACCTCCGCCTGCACCGTGGCCGTGCTGCCGGAGCCGGATGAACAGGAAGCCATCGAAATCAATCCGGCCGACCTGCGCATCGATACCTATCGGTCCTCCGGTGCGGGTGGCCAGCACGTCAACAAGACCGACTCGGCCATCCGTATTACCCACATTCCATCGGGGATCGTGGTGGAGTGCCAGGAAGAGCGCTCCCAGCACAAGAACCGCGCGCGCGCCCTGGCCTGGCTGTCGGCCAAGCTCAACGACCAGCAGGCCAGTGCTGCGGCCAGTGCCATTGCCAGCGAGCGCAAGCTGCTGGTGGGTTCGGGCGACCGCTCCGAGCGTATCCGTACCTACAACTTCCCACAGGGCCGTGTTACCGACCACCGGGTCAACCTGACCCTGTACTCCCTGGATGAAATCATCGCCGGGGGGGTGGAGGCGGTGATCGAGCCGTTGCTGGCCGAGTACCAGGCCGATCAACTTGCGGCGTTGGGTGAGTAA
- the prmC gene encoding peptide chain release factor N(5)-glutamine methyltransferase has protein sequence MTIIASLLRAAQLPDSPTSRLDAELLLAAALGKSRSFLHTWPERIVPSEAALLFAEYLQRRRSGEPVAYILGQQGFWNLDLEVAPHTLIPRPDTELLVETALQLLPASPARVLDLGTGSGAIALALASERPAWKVTAVDRVLEAVALAERNRQRLHLNNVTVLSSHWFDSIDGQRFELIVSNPPYIAEADPHLIAGDVRFEPESALVAGKDGLDDLRLIVAQAPEHLVAGGWLVLEHGYDQAPAVRELLGARGFIDVHSRVDLGGHERISLGCLPC, from the coding sequence ATGACCATCATCGCCAGCTTGCTGCGCGCCGCGCAATTGCCGGATTCACCCACGTCGCGACTGGATGCCGAACTGCTCCTGGCCGCGGCCCTGGGCAAGTCCCGCAGCTTTCTTCACACCTGGCCCGAGCGCATCGTGCCCAGCGAAGCCGCCCTGCTGTTCGCCGAGTACCTGCAGCGGCGCCGCTCCGGTGAGCCCGTGGCCTATATTCTTGGCCAGCAGGGCTTCTGGAACCTCGACCTGGAAGTCGCGCCCCATACCCTGATCCCACGTCCTGATACCGAGCTGTTGGTGGAAACCGCATTGCAACTGCTGCCGGCAAGCCCGGCCCGGGTCCTGGACCTGGGGACTGGCAGCGGTGCCATTGCCCTGGCCCTGGCCAGCGAGCGCCCGGCCTGGAAGGTCACGGCAGTGGATCGAGTGCTGGAGGCCGTAGCCCTGGCCGAACGCAATCGCCAGCGCCTGCACCTGAACAATGTGACGGTGCTCAGCAGCCACTGGTTCGACTCCATCGATGGGCAGCGTTTCGAGCTGATTGTCAGCAACCCCCCGTACATTGCCGAGGCAGACCCGCACCTGATCGCTGGCGATGTGCGTTTCGAGCCGGAGAGTGCCCTGGTGGCGGGCAAGGATGGCCTGGACGATCTGCGCCTGATCGTGGCCCAGGCTCCCGAGCACCTGGTGGCCGGCGGCTGGCTGGTGCTCGAGCATGGCTACGACCAGGCGCCGGCGGTGCGTGAGTTGCTCGGCGCCCGAGGGTTCATCGACGTTCACAGCCGGGTCGACCTGGGTGGCCATGAGCGCATCAGCCTGGGATGCCTGCCGTGCTGA
- a CDS encoding molybdopterin-synthase adenylyltransferase MoeB, protein MLTDQELLRYSRQILLQQVDIDGQLRLKQSRVLIVGLGGLGAPVALYLAAAGVGELHLADFDTVDMTNLQRQIIHDSTTVGALKVDSAISRLTALNPDIRLVRHPLALDEDTLAAAVADVDLVLDCCDNFSTREAVNAACVAAGKPLVSGAAIRLEGQLSVFDPRRPESPCYHCLYGHGSEAELTCSEAGVLGPLVGLVGSLQALEALKLLAGFGEPLVGRLLLIDALGTRFRELRVKRDPGCKVCGGLHE, encoded by the coding sequence GTGCTGACCGACCAGGAGCTGTTGCGCTATAGCCGCCAGATCCTGTTGCAGCAGGTGGATATCGACGGTCAGTTGCGTCTCAAGCAAAGCCGCGTATTGATCGTCGGTCTCGGTGGCCTGGGGGCTCCAGTGGCGCTCTACCTGGCAGCGGCGGGCGTTGGCGAGTTGCATCTGGCGGATTTCGATACCGTGGACATGACCAACTTGCAGCGCCAGATCATTCACGACAGCACCACTGTCGGAGCGCTCAAGGTGGATTCGGCCATCAGCCGTCTCACGGCCCTCAACCCGGACATTCGCCTGGTACGTCACCCGTTGGCGCTGGATGAGGACACCCTGGCTGCGGCTGTGGCCGATGTTGACCTGGTACTGGACTGCTGTGACAACTTCAGCACCCGTGAAGCCGTGAATGCCGCTTGCGTGGCGGCCGGCAAGCCCCTGGTCAGTGGCGCGGCGATTCGCCTGGAAGGGCAATTGTCGGTGTTCGACCCGCGGCGTCCGGAGAGTCCTTGCTACCACTGCCTGTATGGGCACGGCAGTGAGGCCGAGCTGACCTGTAGCGAGGCCGGGGTCCTGGGGCCGCTGGTGGGGCTGGTGGGCAGCCTGCAAGCGCTGGAAGCCTTGAAGTTGCTGGCTGGTTTTGGCGAGCCACTGGTGGGGCGGCTGCTGCTGATCGACGCACTGGGCACACGCTTTCGCGAGCTGCGGGTCAAGCGCGATCCAGGCTGCAAGGTGTGCGGTGGCCTGCATGAGTGA